A genomic window from Anthonomus grandis grandis chromosome 4, icAntGran1.3, whole genome shotgun sequence includes:
- the LOC126735474 gene encoding dual specificity protein phosphatase 23-like isoform X1: MKKCTRGMSQPPAACTDKIKAKEPWNFSWIIPTYLAATSCPSTLEELKFIKEQGISHLVTLSPEYHPPTKNYPGIKWTYIPINEFEAPSLEDIKKFIHISDEYRSKKEAIAIHCRAGRGRTGTMAACYLVHFYNLAPETSISKIRLMRPGSVETYSQEKAVATYRDYLRSI; this comes from the exons GTATGAGCCAACCGCCAGCTGCTTGTACCGATAAAATTAAGGCAAAAGAACCCTGGAATTTTTCCTGGATCATCCCAACTTACTTAGCAGCGACTAGTTGCCCGTCAACACTGGAAGAACTGAAATTTATAAAGGAACAAG GTATATCTCATTTGGTAACACTATCTCCAGAATACCACCCTCCAACGAAAAACTATCCGGGAATAAAATGGACCTATATTCCTATAAATGAGTTTGAGGCACCCAGCTTAGAGGATATAAAGaagtttattcatatttctgaCGAATATAGAAGCAAAAAAGAG GCAATTGCAATCCACTGTAGAGCGGGTAGGGGTCGAACAGGTACCATGGCCGCCTGTTACTTAGTCCACTTTTACAATTTAGCACCCGAAACTTCTATTTCGAAGATAAGACTGATGAGACCAGGATCGGTCGAAACCTACTCCCAGGAAAAAGCTGTGGCTACTTATAGGGATTATTTAAGGagtatataa
- the LOC126735474 gene encoding dual specificity protein phosphatase 23-like isoform X2: MEGMSQPPAACTDKIKAKEPWNFSWIIPTYLAATSCPSTLEELKFIKEQGISHLVTLSPEYHPPTKNYPGIKWTYIPINEFEAPSLEDIKKFIHISDEYRSKKEAIAIHCRAGRGRTGTMAACYLVHFYNLAPETSISKIRLMRPGSVETYSQEKAVATYRDYLRSI, encoded by the exons GTATGAGCCAACCGCCAGCTGCTTGTACCGATAAAATTAAGGCAAAAGAACCCTGGAATTTTTCCTGGATCATCCCAACTTACTTAGCAGCGACTAGTTGCCCGTCAACACTGGAAGAACTGAAATTTATAAAGGAACAAG GTATATCTCATTTGGTAACACTATCTCCAGAATACCACCCTCCAACGAAAAACTATCCGGGAATAAAATGGACCTATATTCCTATAAATGAGTTTGAGGCACCCAGCTTAGAGGATATAAAGaagtttattcatatttctgaCGAATATAGAAGCAAAAAAGAG GCAATTGCAATCCACTGTAGAGCGGGTAGGGGTCGAACAGGTACCATGGCCGCCTGTTACTTAGTCCACTTTTACAATTTAGCACCCGAAACTTCTATTTCGAAGATAAGACTGATGAGACCAGGATCGGTCGAAACCTACTCCCAGGAAAAAGCTGTGGCTACTTATAGGGATTATTTAAGGagtatataa